A stretch of Bos mutus isolate GX-2022 chromosome 8, NWIPB_WYAK_1.1, whole genome shotgun sequence DNA encodes these proteins:
- the S1PR3 gene encoding sphingosine 1-phosphate receptor 3: MAMILTPRPRPYTSNETLHEHYSYVGKLEGRLKDAPEGSTLTTVLFLIICSFIVLENLMVLIAIWKNNKFHNRMYFFIGNLALCDLLAGIAYKVNILMSGKRTLSLSLTVWFLREGSMFVALGASTCSLLAIAIERHLTMIKMRPYDANKKHRVFLLIGMCWLIAFSLGALPILGWNCLHNLPDCSTILPLYSKKYIAFCISIFMAILVTIVILYARIYFLVKSSSRRVASPHNSERSMALLRTVVIVVSVFIACWSPLFILFLVDVACKVKECAVLFKAQWFIVLAVLNSAMNPIIYTLASKEMRRAFFRLVCTCLVRGRGAHSSPIQPALDPSRSKSSGSNNSSPSPKSKEDLPQTAASPCITDRNKTLQNGVIYK, translated from the coding sequence ATGGCGATGATTCTCACGCCACGCCCCAGACCTTACACCTCCAACGAAACCCTGCACGAACATTACAGCTACGTGGGCAAGTTGGAAGGCAGGCTGAAGGACGCCCCCGAGGGCAGCACACTCACCACCGTGCTGTTCTTGATCATCTGCAGCTTCATTGTTTTGGAGAACCTGATGGTCTTGATTGCCATCTGGAAAAACAATAAATTCCACAACCGCATGTACTTTTTCATTGGTAACCTGGCCCTCTGCGACCTGCTGGCTGGCATCGCCTACAAGGTCAACATTCTGATGTCGGGCAAGAGGACACTGAGCCTCTCCCTGACGGTCTGGTTCCTACGGGAAGGCAGCATGTTTGTGGCCCTTGGGGCGTCCACCTGTAGCCTGCTGGCCATTGCTATCGAGAGACACTTGACCATGATCAAAATGAGGCCGTACGATGCCAACAAGAAGCACCGCGTGTTTCTTCTGATCGGGATGTGCTGGCTCATCGCCTTCTCGCTGGGCGCCTTACCCATCCTGGGCTGGAACTGCCTGCACAACCTCCCCGACTGCTCAACCATCCTGCCTCTCTACTCCAAGAAGTACATCGCATTCTGCATCAGCATCTTCATGGCCATCCTGGTGACCATCGTGATCCTGTACGCACGCATCTACTTCCTGGTGAAGTCCAGCAGCCGCAGGGTGGCCAGCCCGCACAACTCAGAGCGGTCCATGGCCCTGCTGCGGACCGTGGTGATCGTAGTGAGCGTGTTCATCGCCTGTTGGTCCCCCCTCTTCATCCTTTTCCTTGTGGACGTGGCCTGCAAGGTCAAGGAGTGCGCTGTCCTGTTCAAGGCCCAGTGGTTCATTGTGCTGGCTGTGCTCAACTCCGCCATGAACCCCATCATCTACACGCTGGCCAGCAAGGAGATGCGGCGGGCCTTCTTCCGACTTGTCTGCACCTGCCTGGTTAGGGGCCGGGGAGCCCACTCTTCACCCATCCAGCCCGCTCTCGACCCAAGCAGAAGCAAATCCAGcggcagcaacaacagcagcccCTCCCCCAAAAGCAAGGAAGACCTCCCCCAAACGGCCGCCTCACCCTGCATCACCGACAGAAACAAAACCCTGCAGAATGGAGTCATCTACAAGTGA